The Actinomycetota bacterium genomic sequence CTTTTTTTCAGCCAGGTCCAGCAGCCCCGCCATAGCCTTGGATGTATATACCGGATCTAAAAAAATCCCCTGCTTTTGGGCCAGTAGCTTAATAGCTTTCAAGGCCGCCTGGTTAGGCTTGCCGTAACCCGGCTGCCAGTAATCATCTATAATATTTACATCGCTGCTTGCTATGTCTATGTCCTGGCCTATCAAGGCAGCAGTCTGCCTGGCCCTATCCGCTATTTCAGATGATGCCTGGGATTGATTGCCGGTAACACTTATACCTATTACCCTAATTTTAGTTTTCATGTCCCTGTTAATCAATGCAGCCCCTGCCAATAAGCCGCAGTAAGTACCGGTGGTACCCACCGCAGTAACCACATAATCAAGCCGAATGCTCCTATTTTGGCATTGTTCAAATAATTCCAGAAACCCCAGCACATAACCCAGTGAGCCCAGGGGGGTGTAGCCCCCGACAGGTATAATATAGGTTTTCTCCCCTAACAGCCCGGCTGGAATGCTGGCTATCAATACATCCGACAACTGTTT encodes the following:
- a CDS encoding D-cysteine desulfhydrase family protein, coding for MDYQQNIKNIPRVPLGSYPTLLQELSRLGPGPQNYKLWIKRDDMLGGNKVRKLEFFMAEAMANSAQRVITFGAEQSNHSRETAIACRSLGLEPVIIVSSSQKGQIQGNSLLNHILGARMIYVDPVKPAPFTPGGPQNIKQLSDVLIASIPAGLLGEKTYIIPVGGYTPLGSLGYVLGFLELFEQCQNRSIRLDYVVTAVGTTGTYCGLLAGAALINRDMKTKIRVIGISVTGNQSQASSEIADRARQTAALIGQDIDIASSDVNIIDDYWQPGYGKPNQAALKAIKLLAQKQGIFLDPVYTSKAMAGLLDLAEKKKFRAKSNIVFLHSGGFPALFAYHDYFTK